A region from the Vicia villosa cultivar HV-30 ecotype Madison, WI linkage group LG3, Vvil1.0, whole genome shotgun sequence genome encodes:
- the LOC131661072 gene encoding 6,7-dimethyl-8-ribityllumazine synthase, chloroplastic-like, with product MASFVSTDCFLPALKPQLGFLNHDGRDRSCGSINVLRLRNAPKSSFLLSSRALDVKPCLQSQGRSSFAQTAAVRHLTGSVTRTQGLRFAVVVARFNEIITRPLLEGALGTFKNYSVQDEDIDVVWVPGCFEIGAVATRLGKSGKYHAIICIGAVIRGDTTHYDAVANSAASGVLSAGLNSGVPCIFGVLTCEDMDQAINRAGGKSGNKGAEAALTAIEMASLFEHHLQ from the exons ATGGCTTCATTTGTTTCCACCGATTGTTTCCTTCCCGCACTTAAGCCTCAGCTTGGATTTCTGAATCATGATGGCCGAGATCGTTCTTGCGGTAGTATTAACGTCTTGCGTCTTCGTAATGCTCCTAAGAGTTCCTTTTTGCTTTCTTCGCGAG CTTTGGATGTTAAGCCATGTCTTCAGAGCCAGGGTCGATCGTCTTTTGCGCAAACAGCTGCTGTGAGGCATCTGACGGGCTCTGTTACCAGAACTCAGGGACTCCGTTTTGCTGTG GTTGTTGCACGGTTTAATGAAATAATCACCAGGCCGCTCTTGGAGGGAGCTTTGGGTACTTTCAAGAATTATTCAGTGCAAGATGAAGATATTGAC GTTGTGTGGGTTCCAGGTTGTTTTGAAATTGGTGCTGTTGCAACAAGACTTGGTAAATCAGGGAAATATCATGCAATCATATGCATAGGAGCCGTG ATACGGGGAGATACAACTCACTACGATGCAGTTGCTAATTCAGCAGCATCTGGAGTGCTTTCAGCTGGTCTAAACTCAG GTGTTCCATGCATATTTGGAGTCCTAACATGTGAGGACATGGATCAG GCTATAAATCGTGCTGGTGGAAAATCTGGGAATAAGGGTGCTGAGGCTGCATTGACTGCT ATTGAGATGGCATCTTTGTTCGAGCATCATCTGCAGTAG